One stretch of Enoplosus armatus isolate fEnoArm2 chromosome 1, fEnoArm2.hap1, whole genome shotgun sequence DNA includes these proteins:
- the LOC139288940 gene encoding aminopeptidase N-like — MGKVYYVSKNVGLGMLVLAACALATIVALSIAYDKERAKNGGKPGDGATDGTSMPTPPTTPFTPKEPWDHYRLPNSLVPVSYNVTLWPRLKPNADGLYIFTGHSAVVFRCVKETDLIIIHSNKLNLTTFYGHHAKLSGLGEATAPAVQKSWFVVKTEYLVLQLRSRLAVGVSYVLYTEFRGELADDLEGFYRSEYIEDGVKKVVATSQMQATYARKTFPCFDEPAMKAVFNVIIIHNQNTVALSNGREIDTADSVIDGVPVRVTTFEPTERMSTYLLAFIVSDFVNIQSTQKNNLLIRIWARRKAIDDRQGDYALNVTGPILQFFEHYYNATYPLSKSDQIALPDFNAGAMENWGLVTYRETALLFDPIISSTGNKERVTTVISHELAHMWFGNLVTLQWWNDLWLNEGFASYVEYLGADYAEPTWNIKDQIILYDLHKVFAVDALASSHPLSRQEEEINDPAQISEMFNTISYSKGAAVLRMLSEFLTEPVFAKGLSSYLNTFAFGNTVYTDLWDHLQQAVENTPGMHIPHTVHNIMNHWTLQMGFPVVTIDTRTGGITQKHFLLDPDSVVDRPSQFNYTWFVPIKWMKTGVEQQQYWLLQKTDTHSQMRVSGEDWVLANTNVSGYFRVNYDLNNWDRLLSLLNTNHQALSIINRAQIIDDTFNLARAKIISTTLALRTTKYLSKETDYIPWESALRNLDYYILMFDRTEVYGALQAYLKKQIQPLYEHFKTITANWTKVPTGHTDQYNQINAIGIACSVGVEDCRDLIKSWYRWWMENPHDNPIHSNLKSTVYCRAIAFGGVSEWDFAWRMFKNATLASEASRLRAAMACTKAPWLLNRYLEYTLDPTKIRKQDATSTIQYIARNVVGMPLAWNFVRARWSYIFQQYGRRSFSFSNLVNGITKRFSTEFELQELKKFKEDNLHVGFGSATLALEQAIEKTTANIKWVTENKAHVLKWFSEEST; from the exons ATGGGGAAAGTCTACTATGTCAGTAAAAATGTGGGCCTCGGGATGCTTGTACTGGCGGCTTGTGCTCTGGCTACGATTGTAGCTCTGTCCATTGCCTACGACAAGGAAAGGGCCAAGAATGGAGGCAAGCCTGGAGATGGAGCAACAGACGGCACCAGCATGCCtacaccccccaccacccccttCACCCCGAAGGAGCCCTGGGACCACTACAGACTTCCGAACTCCCTGGTTCCTGTCTCCTACAATGTGACCCTGTGGCCGCGGCTGAAGCCCAACGCAGACGGCCTGTACATCTTCACTGGACATTCAGCGGTGGTCTTCAGATGTGTGAAGGAAACAGacctcatcatcatccactCCAACAAGCTGAACCTCACCACCTTCTATGGGCACCATGCTAAACTGAGTGGCCTGGGTGAAGCCACGGCGCCTGCTGTACAAAAGTCTTGGTTTGTTGTGAAGACGGAGTATCTGGTTCTTCAGCTACGCAGCAGACTAGCTGTTGGAGTGTCATATGTACTTTACACTGAATTTCGGGGGGAACTGGCAGATGACCTGGAAGGCTTCTACAGGAGTGAATACATCGAGGATGGTGTGAAGAA GGTTGTTGCTACCTCGCAGATGCAAGCAACGTACGCCAGGAAAACCTTCCCTTGCTTTGACGAGCCAGCCATGAAAGCCGTCTTCaatgtcatcatcatccacaACCAAAACACTGTGGCCCTGTCTAACGGCAGGGAAATCG ATACTGCAGACTCTGTCATCGATGGCGTGCCTGTCAGAGTGACTACATTTGAACCCACAGAGAGAATGTCCACATATCTGCTGGCATTTATTGTCAGTGACTTTGTTAATATTCAATCAACCCAAAAGAACAATTTGTTG ATCCGAATCTGGGCTCGAAGGAAAGCCATAGATGACAGACAGGGTGACTATGCTCTCAACGTTACAGGGCCGATCCTTCAGTTCTTTGAGCACTACTACAATGCAACATATCCGCTCTCCAAGTCAG ATCAGATAGCTCTGCCTGACTTCAATGCTGGGGCAATGGAGAACTGGGGTCTGGTCACATACAGGGAGACTGCCCTGCTCTTTGACCCCATCATATCCTCCACgggaaacaaagagagagttACAACTGTAATCTCCCATGAACTCGCACACATG TGGTTTGGCAACCTGGTGACTCTGCAATGGTGGAATGACCTGTGGTTGAACGAGGGGTTTGCGTCATACGTGGAGTACCTCGGAGCTGACTATGCTGAGCCCACCTGGAACATT AAAGACCAGATCATACTGTATGACCTGCACAAGGTGTTTGCTGTGGATGCCCTGGCTTCCTCCCACCCGCTGTCCCGCCAGGAAGAGGAGATCAATGACCCTGCTCAGATCAGCGAGATGTTCAACACCATCTCCTACAGCAAA ggaGCGGCGGTGCTCAGGATGCTGTCCGAGTTTCTCACTGAGCCTGTGTTTGCCAAAGGACTCAGT TCTTACCTGAACACATTCGCCTTCGGCAACACAGTGTATACAGACTTGTGGGACCACCTCCAACAG GCAGTTGAAAACACACCAGGTATGCATATTCCTCACACCGTCCACAACATTATGAACCACTGGACTCTTCAGATGGGCTTCCCAGTGGTCACTATTGACACCCGGACAGGAGGTATCACCCAGAAACACTTCCTGTTGGATCCAGACTCAGTAGTGGACAGGCCCTCTCAGTTCAA CTACACGTGGTTTGTCCCGATTAAATGGATGAAGACAGGTGTGGAGCAGCAACAGTACTGGCTCCTTCAAAAAACAG ACACCCACAGTCAGATGAGAGTTTCAGGAGAGGACTGGGTGCTGGCGAACACCAATGTATCTGGATACTTTAGGGTGAACTATGATCTTAACAACTGGGAtcgcctcctctctctgctcaacACCAACCATCAG gCTTTATCAATCATTAACAGAGCACAGATCATAGATGATACGTTCAACCTAGCAAG AGCCAAAATAATCAGTACGACATTGGCCCTGAGAACTACCAAATACCTTTCCAAGGAAACAGACTACATCCCCTGGGAGTCAGCTCTGAGAAACCTCGACTACTACATCCTCATGTTTGACCGCACTGAGGTCTATGGAGCCTTACAG GCATACCTCAAGAAACAAATCCAACCACTTTATGAACACTTCAAGACAATTACAGCTAACTGGACCAAAGTACCTACTGGACACACAGACCA GTATAATCAGATCAATGCTATTGGAATAGCCTGCAGTGTGGGTGTGGAGGATTGCAGGGACCTGATCAAAAGCTGGTACAGATGGTGGATGGAAAATCCACATGACAACCC GATCCATTCCAACTTGAAAAGCACAGTTTATTGCCGTGCCATAGCCTTTGGTGGTGTGAGCGAGTGGGACTTTGCCTGGAGAATGTTCAAGAACGCCACTCTGGCATCTGAAGCTTCCAGGCTCAGGGCGGCCATGGCCTGCACCAAAGCACCTTGGCTTTTGAACAG GTATCTGGAGTACACCCTAGACCCAACTAAGATCCGCAAGCAAGACGCCACCTCTACCATCCAGTACATCGCCCGAAACGTTGTGGGGATGCCGCTGGCCTGGAACTTCGTCAGAGCAAGATGGAGCTACATTTTCCAGCA gtatgGAAGAAGATCGTTTTCCTTCTCTAATCTCGTCAATGGAATCACAAAGAGATTCTCTACAGAGTTTGAGTTGCAGGAG CTGAAGAAATTCAAGGAAGACAACCTCCATGTTGGTTTTGGCTCAGCCACCTTGGCCCTGGAGCAGGCTATAGAGAAGACCACAGCCAACATCAAATGGGTGACAGAGAACAAAGCCCATGTGCTGAAGTGGTTTAGTGAAGAGTCCACATGA
- the LOC139291076 gene encoding aminopeptidase Ey-like isoform X2 codes for MGKGFFVSKAVAVTCVVAAIGAVATIIALSVVYAQEKSKNEVTLPSTTIPGTTTITTTPSPTTPSTPKEPWLRYRLPDSLAPVSYNVTLWPRLEPSASGLYIFSGQSTVVFRCVRQTDLIIIHSNKLNLTKFEGHHAKLRGLNGASAPGLKKTWLEVPTQYLVVQLNGPLQAGSMYELFTDFVGELADDLGGFYRSEYMEDGVKKVVATTQMQPTDARKAFPCFDEPAMKAVFHMTLMHPHETVALSNAMNYGKFLVSVSSQNLIQTSFEPTEIMSTYLLAFVVCDFTFNGTKPGADVLIRIWARKKAIEEGQGNYALEKTGPILAFFEDYYNSSYPLSKSDQIALPDFSAGAMENWGLITYRETALLYNPGVSSNGDKEWVATVISHELAHMWFGNLVTTRWWNDLWLNEGFATYVSYLGANYAEPTWNMTDLIVLNEIIGVMAVDALASSHPLSSKEEDILKPEQISQLFDSITYSKGAAVLRMLSEFITETVFSKGLHTYLEEFKYNNTVYTDLWKHLQMAVDKAGIKLPHSVEVIMNRWILQMGFPVVTINTQTGTITQKHFLLDPDSVVDTPSEFNYEWFVPITWIKTGGTEQEYWLLNKEATNTDMTIGSNGWLVANINMKGFFRVNYDSENWARLLAKLSSKHQDIPVINRAQIIDDAFNLARAKMVNTTLALRTTKFLDKEVEYMPWQTARRNLDYFFLMFDRSEVYGPMQAYIKKQVTPLFNYFKDLTLNWTKIPEKHTDQYNQVNAISLACSTGVEGCKELTTGWFREWMKNPADNNINPNLKSTVYCSAIAAGGVTEWDFAWSMYKNATIASEADKLMYALSCTKQPWLLNRYLEFCLDPQKIRKQDATSTIVYIATNPIGQPLAWDFVRANWDHIFNDYGGGSFSFGRLIDGVSQRFSTDFEYKQLLQFKEDNAGQFGSATSSLEQALERTKANINWVAMNKEQVHNWFTSEASSPL; via the exons ATGGGGAAAGGCTTCTTCGTCAGCAAAGCGGTGGCAGTAACCTGCGTGGTTGCAGCCATCGGCGCTGTGGCCACCATCATAGCCCTGTCTGTCGTGTACGCACAGGAGAAGTCAAAGAATGAAGTGACACTTCCATCCACTACCATCCCTGgtaccaccaccatcaccaccacaccCTCCCCCACCACACCCTCCACCCCAAAGGAGCCCTGGCTGCGTTACAGACTTCCGGACTCCCTTGCTCCTGTCTCCTACAATGTGACCCTGTGGCCCCGGCTGGAGCCCAGTGCAAGCGGGCTGTACATCTTCTCCGGACAGTCCACGGTGGTCTTCAGATGTGTGAGGCAGACCGacctcatcatcatccactCCAACAAGCTCAACCTCACCAAATTCGAGGGACACCATGCCAAGCTGAGGGGCCTCAACGGAGCCTCTGCGCCCGGCCTGAAAAAGACCTGGCTGGAGGTCCCCACCCAGTACCTGGTGGTCCAGCTCAATGGCCCGCTGCAGGCCGGCAGCATGTATGAGCTCTTCACCGATTTTGTTGGAGAGCTGGCCGACGACCTGGGAGGATTCTACAGGAGTGAATACATGGAAGATGGGGTGAAAAa AGTTGTGGCCACGACTCAAATGCAGCCAACGGATGCCAGGAAAGCCTTCCCCTGCTTCGATGAGCCCGCCATGAAAGCTGTCTTCCACATGACTCTCATGCACCCCCACGAGACTGTGGCTCTGTCCAACGCCATGAACTACGGCAAGTTCCTTGTTTCAGTGTCCA GCCAGAATTTAATCCAGACGAGCTTTGAACCCACAGAGATTATGTCGACCTACTTGCtggcttttgttgtgtgtgattttaCATTCAATGGGACGAAACCGGGCGCGGACGTTTTG ATCAGGATCTGGGCTCGCAAAAAGGCTATAGAGGAGGGCCAGGGAAACTACGCCCTGGAGAAGACTGGACCCATACTGGCATTCTTTGAGGACTACTACAACTCTTCTTACCCACTGAGCAAGTCAG ACCAGATCGCTCTTCCTGACTTCAGTGCTGGAGCCATGGAGAACTGGGGCCTGATCACCTACAGAGAAACCGCCCTCTTATATAACCCTGGCGTGTCATCCAATGGAGACAAGGAATGGGTGGCAACCGTCATCTCGCATGAGCTCGCTCATATG TGGTTTGGGAACTTGGTGACCACGAGGTGGTGGAACGACTTGTGGCTCAATGAGGGGTTTGCCACCTATGTCTCTTATCTTGGAGCCAACTATGCTGAACCAACATGGAATATG ACAGATTTAATAGTTCTGAATGAGATCATCGGTGTGATGGCCGTGGATGCCTTGGCCTCCTCCCATCCCCTCTCATCCAAAGAGGAGGACATCCTGAAGCCAGAGCAGATCAGTCAGCTGTTTGACTCCATCACATACAGCAAG GGAGCTGCAGTCCTCAGAATGCTCTCAGAGTTCATCACTGAAACAGTCTTTTCCAAAGGGCTCCAC ACGTACTTAGAGGAGTTCAAGTATAACAACACAGTCTACACAGACCTCTGGAAGCACCTGCAAATG GCAGTGGATAAAGCCGGCATTAAGCTGCCCCACTCTGTGGAGGTTATCATGAACCGCTGGATCCTACAGATGGGGTTCCCAGTGGTCACCATCAACACCCAGACTGGAACAATCACCCAAAAACACTTCTTGTTGGACCCAGACTCTGTAGTGGACACACCGTCAGAGTTCAA TTATGAGTGGTTTGTCCCTATTACGTGGATTAAGACTGGTGGAACTGAACAGGAGTACTGGCTTCTTAACAAAGAAG CTACAAATACAGACATGACTATTGGTTCTAATGGGTGGTTGGTGGCCAACATAAATATGAAGGGCTTCTTTAGAGTCAACTACGACTCTGAAAACTGGGCGCGACTCCTCGCCAAGCTCAGCTCCAAACATCAG GATATTCCAGTGATCAACCGAGCTCAAATTATTGATGATGCTTTTAACCTCGCAAG GgcaaagatggtgaacacaaCTCTGGCTCTGAGGACTACCAAGTTCCTCGATAAAGAAGTTGAATACATGCCCTGGCAGACCGCCAGACGCAACTTGGACTACTTCTTCCTCATGTTTGACCGCAGTGAAGTGTATGGACCCATGCAG GCTTACATAAAGAAACAGGTCACTCCTctgtttaactactttaaagaCCTCACCCTCAACTGGACAAAGATCCCGGAAAAGCACACTGACCA GTACAACCAGGTGAATGCAATCTCCTTGGCCTGCAGCACTGGAGTGGAAGGCTGTAAGGAGCTGACCACTGGCTGGTTCAGAGAGTGGATGAAAAACCCAGCCGACAACAA CATCAATCCCAACTTGAAGTCCACAGTGTACTGCAGTGCAATTGCAGCGGGAGGAGTGACGGAGTGGGACTTCGCTTGGTCCATGTACAAGAATGCCACCATCGCTTCAGAAGCTGATAAACTCATGTATGCTCTGTCCTGCACCAAACAGCCGTGGCTGCTCAACAG gTATCTGGAGTTTTGTCTGGACCCACAGAAGATCCGTAAGCAGGATGCCACCTCCACCATTGTTTACATTGCTACTAACCCCATCGGTCAGCCTCTGGCATGGGACTTCGTCAGAGCCAACTGGGACCATATATTCAATGA CTATGGTGGTGGATCATTTTCCTTTGGAAGACTGATTGATGGAGTGAGCCAACGATTCTCCACTGACTTTGAGTACAAGCAG TTGCTGCAGTTCAAAGAAGACAACGCAGGGCAGTTCGGCTCGGCCACCTCGTCTCTTGAGCAGGCGCTGGAGAGAACCAAGGCCAACATCAACTGGGTGGCCATGAACAAGGAACAGGTGCACAATTGGTTCACCAGCGAAGCTTCTTCTCCACTTTAA
- the LOC139291076 gene encoding aminopeptidase Ey-like isoform X1, with amino-acid sequence MGKGFFVSKAVAVTCVVAAIGAVATIIALSVVYAQEKSKNEVTLPSTTIPGTTTITTTPSPTTPSTPKEPWLRYRLPDSLAPVSYNVTLWPRLEPSASGLYIFSGQSTVVFRCVRQTDLIIIHSNKLNLTKFEGHHAKLRGLNGASAPGLKKTWLEVPTQYLVVQLNGPLQAGSMYELFTDFVGELADDLGGFYRSEYMEDGVKKVVATTQMQPTDARKAFPCFDEPAMKAVFHMTLMHPHETVALSNAMNYDPVNITMEGQNLIQTSFEPTEIMSTYLLAFVVCDFTFNGTKPGADVLIRIWARKKAIEEGQGNYALEKTGPILAFFEDYYNSSYPLSKSDQIALPDFSAGAMENWGLITYRETALLYNPGVSSNGDKEWVATVISHELAHMWFGNLVTTRWWNDLWLNEGFATYVSYLGANYAEPTWNMTDLIVLNEIIGVMAVDALASSHPLSSKEEDILKPEQISQLFDSITYSKGAAVLRMLSEFITETVFSKGLHTYLEEFKYNNTVYTDLWKHLQMAVDKAGIKLPHSVEVIMNRWILQMGFPVVTINTQTGTITQKHFLLDPDSVVDTPSEFNYEWFVPITWIKTGGTEQEYWLLNKEATNTDMTIGSNGWLVANINMKGFFRVNYDSENWARLLAKLSSKHQDIPVINRAQIIDDAFNLARAKMVNTTLALRTTKFLDKEVEYMPWQTARRNLDYFFLMFDRSEVYGPMQAYIKKQVTPLFNYFKDLTLNWTKIPEKHTDQYNQVNAISLACSTGVEGCKELTTGWFREWMKNPADNNINPNLKSTVYCSAIAAGGVTEWDFAWSMYKNATIASEADKLMYALSCTKQPWLLNRYLEFCLDPQKIRKQDATSTIVYIATNPIGQPLAWDFVRANWDHIFNDYGGGSFSFGRLIDGVSQRFSTDFEYKQLLQFKEDNAGQFGSATSSLEQALERTKANINWVAMNKEQVHNWFTSEASSPL; translated from the exons ATGGGGAAAGGCTTCTTCGTCAGCAAAGCGGTGGCAGTAACCTGCGTGGTTGCAGCCATCGGCGCTGTGGCCACCATCATAGCCCTGTCTGTCGTGTACGCACAGGAGAAGTCAAAGAATGAAGTGACACTTCCATCCACTACCATCCCTGgtaccaccaccatcaccaccacaccCTCCCCCACCACACCCTCCACCCCAAAGGAGCCCTGGCTGCGTTACAGACTTCCGGACTCCCTTGCTCCTGTCTCCTACAATGTGACCCTGTGGCCCCGGCTGGAGCCCAGTGCAAGCGGGCTGTACATCTTCTCCGGACAGTCCACGGTGGTCTTCAGATGTGTGAGGCAGACCGacctcatcatcatccactCCAACAAGCTCAACCTCACCAAATTCGAGGGACACCATGCCAAGCTGAGGGGCCTCAACGGAGCCTCTGCGCCCGGCCTGAAAAAGACCTGGCTGGAGGTCCCCACCCAGTACCTGGTGGTCCAGCTCAATGGCCCGCTGCAGGCCGGCAGCATGTATGAGCTCTTCACCGATTTTGTTGGAGAGCTGGCCGACGACCTGGGAGGATTCTACAGGAGTGAATACATGGAAGATGGGGTGAAAAa AGTTGTGGCCACGACTCAAATGCAGCCAACGGATGCCAGGAAAGCCTTCCCCTGCTTCGATGAGCCCGCCATGAAAGCTGTCTTCCACATGACTCTCATGCACCCCCACGAGACTGTGGCTCTGTCCAACGCCATGAACTACG ACCCTGTGAACATCACTATGGAAGGCCAGAATTTAATCCAGACGAGCTTTGAACCCACAGAGATTATGTCGACCTACTTGCtggcttttgttgtgtgtgattttaCATTCAATGGGACGAAACCGGGCGCGGACGTTTTG ATCAGGATCTGGGCTCGCAAAAAGGCTATAGAGGAGGGCCAGGGAAACTACGCCCTGGAGAAGACTGGACCCATACTGGCATTCTTTGAGGACTACTACAACTCTTCTTACCCACTGAGCAAGTCAG ACCAGATCGCTCTTCCTGACTTCAGTGCTGGAGCCATGGAGAACTGGGGCCTGATCACCTACAGAGAAACCGCCCTCTTATATAACCCTGGCGTGTCATCCAATGGAGACAAGGAATGGGTGGCAACCGTCATCTCGCATGAGCTCGCTCATATG TGGTTTGGGAACTTGGTGACCACGAGGTGGTGGAACGACTTGTGGCTCAATGAGGGGTTTGCCACCTATGTCTCTTATCTTGGAGCCAACTATGCTGAACCAACATGGAATATG ACAGATTTAATAGTTCTGAATGAGATCATCGGTGTGATGGCCGTGGATGCCTTGGCCTCCTCCCATCCCCTCTCATCCAAAGAGGAGGACATCCTGAAGCCAGAGCAGATCAGTCAGCTGTTTGACTCCATCACATACAGCAAG GGAGCTGCAGTCCTCAGAATGCTCTCAGAGTTCATCACTGAAACAGTCTTTTCCAAAGGGCTCCAC ACGTACTTAGAGGAGTTCAAGTATAACAACACAGTCTACACAGACCTCTGGAAGCACCTGCAAATG GCAGTGGATAAAGCCGGCATTAAGCTGCCCCACTCTGTGGAGGTTATCATGAACCGCTGGATCCTACAGATGGGGTTCCCAGTGGTCACCATCAACACCCAGACTGGAACAATCACCCAAAAACACTTCTTGTTGGACCCAGACTCTGTAGTGGACACACCGTCAGAGTTCAA TTATGAGTGGTTTGTCCCTATTACGTGGATTAAGACTGGTGGAACTGAACAGGAGTACTGGCTTCTTAACAAAGAAG CTACAAATACAGACATGACTATTGGTTCTAATGGGTGGTTGGTGGCCAACATAAATATGAAGGGCTTCTTTAGAGTCAACTACGACTCTGAAAACTGGGCGCGACTCCTCGCCAAGCTCAGCTCCAAACATCAG GATATTCCAGTGATCAACCGAGCTCAAATTATTGATGATGCTTTTAACCTCGCAAG GgcaaagatggtgaacacaaCTCTGGCTCTGAGGACTACCAAGTTCCTCGATAAAGAAGTTGAATACATGCCCTGGCAGACCGCCAGACGCAACTTGGACTACTTCTTCCTCATGTTTGACCGCAGTGAAGTGTATGGACCCATGCAG GCTTACATAAAGAAACAGGTCACTCCTctgtttaactactttaaagaCCTCACCCTCAACTGGACAAAGATCCCGGAAAAGCACACTGACCA GTACAACCAGGTGAATGCAATCTCCTTGGCCTGCAGCACTGGAGTGGAAGGCTGTAAGGAGCTGACCACTGGCTGGTTCAGAGAGTGGATGAAAAACCCAGCCGACAACAA CATCAATCCCAACTTGAAGTCCACAGTGTACTGCAGTGCAATTGCAGCGGGAGGAGTGACGGAGTGGGACTTCGCTTGGTCCATGTACAAGAATGCCACCATCGCTTCAGAAGCTGATAAACTCATGTATGCTCTGTCCTGCACCAAACAGCCGTGGCTGCTCAACAG gTATCTGGAGTTTTGTCTGGACCCACAGAAGATCCGTAAGCAGGATGCCACCTCCACCATTGTTTACATTGCTACTAACCCCATCGGTCAGCCTCTGGCATGGGACTTCGTCAGAGCCAACTGGGACCATATATTCAATGA CTATGGTGGTGGATCATTTTCCTTTGGAAGACTGATTGATGGAGTGAGCCAACGATTCTCCACTGACTTTGAGTACAAGCAG TTGCTGCAGTTCAAAGAAGACAACGCAGGGCAGTTCGGCTCGGCCACCTCGTCTCTTGAGCAGGCGCTGGAGAGAACCAAGGCCAACATCAACTGGGTGGCCATGAACAAGGAACAGGTGCACAATTGGTTCACCAGCGAAGCTTCTTCTCCACTTTAA
- the LOC139285965 gene encoding mesoderm posterior protein 1-like has product MEVSYCSPLQLQDNSFLFDCESLLDKSFEPLAYDPSSDPGYFSACSSLSPTSSVDSFSFSPTSRQAAGNEQNALDCFLFGSPAAPPLTHETQTLPCSRSPATTSSTTKRSRSRYPGKKRQTASEREKLRMRDLTKAMHHLRTYLPPSAAPAGQTLTKIDTLRLTIRYISYLSAQLGLSEEALEQRRSLDFVEQPQTLNQFLGQPTASYSPQEPDCSTTSTVQLSSLQPSYQVSSGACFSSEQYWMPQQQQLHDATFSGHC; this is encoded by the exons ATGGAGGTGTCCTactgctctcctctccagctccaaGACAACTCTTTCCTGTTTGACTGCGAGTCCCTCCTGGACAAGTCTTTTGAGCCTCTGGCCTATGATCCTTCCTCAGACCCTGGTTACTTCAGCGCTTGCAGCAGTCTGTCTCCCACATCTTCTGTGGACTCCTTCAGCTTCTCCCCCACCTCCCGCCAGGCGGCCGGAAACGAGCAAAACGCTTTGGACTGTTTCCTCTTCGGCAGCCCGGCAGCACCTCCTCTTACCCATGAGACACAGACTCTGCCCTGCTCCAGATCCCCCGcaaccacctcctccaccacaaaGAGATCCAGGTCCAGGTATCCGGGGAAGAAGCGCCAGACAGCCAGCGAGAGGGAGAAGCTGAGGATGAGGGACCTGACAAAGGCCATGCATCACCTCAGGACGTACCTGCCCCCCTCCGCGGCGCCAGCCGGACAGACCCTGACAAAGATCGACACACTGCGCCTCACCATCCGCTACATCTCCTACCTGTCGGCTCAGCTGGGCCTCAGCGAGGAGGCGCTGGAGCAGAGGAGATCCTTGGACTTTGTGGAGCAGCCCCAAACCCTCAACCAGTTCCTGGGTCAGCCAACAGCCAGCTACAGCCCACAAGAACCAGACTGTAGCACCACGAGCACAGTCCAGCTGTCCTCTCTGCAGCCCTCTTATCAG GTTTCTAGTGGAGCTTGCTTCTCCAGCGAGCAGTACTGGatgccacagcagcagcagctacatgATGCCACCTTCTCTGGACATTGCTGA